Genomic segment of Rana temporaria chromosome 12, aRanTem1.1, whole genome shotgun sequence:
TAGATGGCATTCGCCGTCTACCCAGCAGTGCAGAACACCAGACTCGGGTATGGATGATAATGGAACGCTCCAGGAAAGCTATCCGCTCACTGTCATCTTGGCCACACTCCCGATATCGatatttttaccacttttcctgcCAATATTTGCCGATATTTTGTAAATTTAAACTTTCAAGAATGGCACCAATTTTATCCACaaatctggttaaaaaaaaaaaaaattaaaccattaGGGCTCGTTCTTCACATGAAAACTGATGGGAGGAAACGGATTTCAAAACTGACATCTCTGTCTGCAGTACACGATGATGTGATGAATTAGGtctaaggcttcatgcacactggatgtttttttttacatgtgtgtTTGTTATCCTATATGTCCGTGCACACATTGAAAACAAATAAATGGGTATGTTGCATTTGTCAAAGGGGCTCAAAGAATGCGTGTCTATCCAGTGAATGGGCTGTGTGTGGTACCTCCCTgatgttgttaaaaaaaatctatgaaaagaattcatggacagccgcacaccaaaatgaacctaaaaaggtagcctttattgggGTAAAAATCTGACACTTTTCGCACAATCAGTCATGATgttgctagttcacaccagatacagttccgtgcgcttttttttttttttgcgctgcactaaaaATGCGTGCAGTGTTTTTTCAATGTATTCCAATGGTTCTAGTTCACACCATTGCAGTCAGTtttcggtgcagaaactgactgtattggtgcagaaaaCACGGAACTGCATCTGATGTGAACTGGCCATTAAACATATGTATTTTTAccatttcatcaataatttgttaCAATGATACACATGTCAGCACATGAAAAGtatcaagtgtgtgtgtgtgtgtatatatatatatatatatatatatatatatatatatatatatatatataataatattctctctatctctccatgaACATGATGAATACATATGTTGGCTTGGCAGCACATGAAAAGtaacaaattattgatgaaatggTAGAAATGCATATATGTTTAACACCAGGGAGGTAGCACACATTATTTTGCCCCTTTTTTGACAAATGCAACATAACCATTTTATAATGTTTACTAACCACTCTGCCTCCACAAGTCGATGGCCTCATTCAAAGTACCACATTCCTTTCTTGTTGACCTgaatcagggatggaggcacagtcattgtgcctcatttaaagtcccaaaacacccccCTCTCGATTAACATAATGACAAACGCCTTTTACAGTGTAACACttgacatattatttttttttttttttttttttctgatattaAGGCTGAAGACCTGGTTGCTGCATTTTTTCCAAAGAAATTGTTAGAACTGGACAGCTTTCTCAAGGTAGGACTGCTTGTTTTTAATTAAGAATATGACATCtgtgcttttttgttttgtttgcattttatttaattttttctatctTTACTTCTTACTTGCAGGAACCCATGCTCAATGTCCAAGACCTAACGCAAATACATTCAGAAATGAATCTGCCAATACCAGATCCCATTCTACTGACTAACAGCCATGACGGGTTGGATGGCGTAAGTTCTGCTACAAAGTGCAGTGCAAAGTTGGTGTTATCAGATGCAACTATTTTATGAAGAATAACTTTCTGTTTaattcagtggttctcaacctgggggttgggacccccttggcaggtcaaatgaggatttgccaggggtcaccaaaacctgggctgttcctgaagcccgcggccgcccactcagcctcttcacagctgcccattcagtttacggcatagctggggggcagggactagagttcagctgactggtgaggaatgtgaagtgggaggggctggaggagaccctatctgctgatttcagcataggtgtccctgctacgagaaaccacaaagtcggagacacagtgagtaacactacctgtgattagagttgcctttaaaagtccccactacagttctcagatcagcagatgaccttgatcaagagcacctaagttggctgatcagaactctcccaccagcactgccactgatcccaactccccgccagggagtaagagaaggaataaaaatggagaatacatggaagggagaggaaaagagggggaggaacaaaaaaaagggagagaaagaacaaaaaagacgGCCAGAGAGGTATGGtgaaaacaaacaagaaatgaggatagagagagagagataaaagggaaaggagaacaaagagtggtacatcctaaaatgtactataaggggttttaatactgtacaagtggaagggactcggagcgctaaatgtccgggGGCTCAAATTacgataaaaaaattattttaccgtTGGGCGTCCCCATAACtttggaaattttatcaaggggtcacggcactaggaaggttgagaaccactggtttaattAGTTGTATGTAATTTTGTAAACTAGCAGATTGTCTCCTGATCTAGGTCTGCGTAGTAAAACATATGgttactgtatattgtatatCTGCGATCCATTAATTATAGAACACATATGTGAACAACATATAAAAGGggtgtagatgggggggggggggggttgcatattATGCTTTTACCTATACATACCATTCCATGTTTTCTTGTTCTAGTCTTATTTGAGTAAAATGACCACTAGAATTGGTTGCTTCAAGAACAGTCCACATTTACTGAACCAGCTTTCTCCTTGGATAGATATTGACCAGAGAATAGGAGGGCCTCCTGTATTTGTTGGCTTTTACGGTAcataactgaatttttttttttttttttttttttttacagccaaacCTCAAGAAGCGAAAACTGGAAGATGGTGATGATCACTGTACAGGTTTGTGTGTTTTGGAGGATTGTGTTTGGGGAAAAGAATGCTGTGTTGCAATTGCACATATGCTGGATGCATATAGCACCTTTTTGTGTATAAAATGTTAGCAGTTAGACTTCTATATGTTCATTTCCATTATCCTTTACACACCACCTACACATTGTAATAAGTTTAAATTTAAAAGCGGAGCGTAGCAATTAAAAAATTGGGAAGAAGGCTTCTCCATCCTTATACAGAAATTTGTAATTGTGTGATTTCTATTGCAGCAACAAAGTCCCATGGGAGATATCTTTTTGTCTAAGTTTAAATTATAGGCTACAATAAAAGTGAACACACTAGGTAATTAATAAACAAAATGGTGCAGAGCAAAGGTTTCTGCAATGCCGTATCTTTAATTCTAGAGAAAAGGGATGAGGTATTCACTGATTCATATACAACATTTGTATTGGCCACATCCCCCAATCGTTGGACAAAAAGTGCCAATATGTGTACTAATTCTCATTAAAAGACCCATTTTCTACCTTGACACTTTGGCCTTTAAAATCCCACCTAGGGGGAGATACTCTCTTTTTGTCTCTTTAATTCTAGGTTTAAACCTCTGCTAGTTGGGTATGCAGACAACATAATAAAGGTCATCAGGTATTTAATAAATGTTGAGACCGTTAAATTTTCATTATTGTATTGGTAGTGTTGGAGTCAGAAATGCATAAGTAAAGATGACTGAATAGTTGGGCACTGGCCATTATAAATTATCATAAGACTGTTTtgctttttggttgcaacatgaaaaaatgtggaaaatttcaaggcactgtatatttgaACTCTGAGTTGCATGAAAAGACTGGCATCTGGAAAGCTGTAACAATAACAGTTTTCTATTACAGCTATATTTAGGCTTGCATGTTTCTGTAACATGTGTTTGATGCTTCTGCAGATGCCTGTGTTTCTACAATGGTTGTCTGTCATACAGGTTGCTCAACTTATTGTCTTTTGGGGGGGATGCACCATGCCATATAATGCTTAAAAACGTCTTTGGTTGTATTTGTTagatactgtaatttttttagttTACATGGCTTGACAACATGTAAAATAACTACCCACCCCCTTCATACCCTCACAGGTGTACAGAAGCGCCAATTGATACATTGGAAACAAAATAAAGGCTTGGTGTGGCTTGGGGGtagtaaattaataaaataagaagCTGTTGGCCAGTTATTTTAGTTACAGTACAGCAAGTAACCTAGTTCAGGACCTTGCATTGTGTCTTGTTTTATACCTGTGCCGTGTAATGCACAGCCATACATGTGCATGCACACACGTGGTTTTTAACATTGTTGTACGTActgccgttttttgttttttttatcagtgtCTCTACCCTACGCCTGCcattttagatatatatatatatatatatatatatatatatctatatatatctatatatctatataatatatatgagaAATTGAGCTTGACTTTTGTATTCTAAACATGCACGTGGTCCCAAACCCCTCACAATTCATAGTTGAAGGCACTTGCACTATGTTGCGGTTAATGTGTGTCTTTTGGTGCAGTAATAtttgcaagagaattttttttttttttttgctgtaatttaTTGCTACAAAATGGAGAACAAAGCTTGTCACGATACTGTACTGCCTTAAGGCATCATGGGGATCATTTGATGGTTCTAAAggcataaggtttttttttaccctaatgcattttctgcattgGGGTAAAAAACCTTCCATGATCAGCCGAGGGAATTGTCTTAGAGAAGAGGTAGAGAAACCGGTATCTATTGGAGAGCATATTTTTCTTTCAGCGTTTGGAAGGTTTTCAGAAAGTCATTAGACATATGCCCCAAAGTGGTAACGCCACTGTCTGTCCACATGTGACAGTCAGGAAAGTATAAAATTCCTGGGACTTGCTCCCCTATGCAGAGAAAAAcgataaaacaaaacaataaaactaTCTGGTCACCAATTTACACACAAACGCACGCACTGATAtttattacacatatatatatatatatatatatatatatatatataatttttttttgcaccttttcacaaagcCTAAGGTGGAAATTTATTGGAAGCAAGTCTACCGGGGGGGTGGTGTGTGGGTGTTTGGACTCCATTGATGTACCTACAGGCTCTGCCTGACTTTAGCACCTCTGCACACACGCATGTGCTGCTGGAATCTGCTTTGTCAAATCACAAGGGAGTTGAAGGGCAGGGGCGTGCTGCCCCCAAAACTTTGAAACAGGCGGTGGAATATGGGTACATTGCTGTGCCTGTAGGAACTGCCCTGTCGCAGTATATAAACTGTGGCGGATTGACGAGCAGTTAAACATTTATGTCTAAGGTATAGAAtgtttgtgggtggagtgtgtgtggttttgtttttttcagtaagTAATTGTCCATTTTCCTTTTTCATAGGCACCAAAGTTTTTGTGATGCCCAATGGCATGTTGAAGAGCAATGCACCTCTAGTGGAGATCATCGAGAAAGTGAAGCCGGAGATCAGGTTACTGATTGAGAAGTGTAATACCGTGAGTGTACCGGCCATATTCAGGCTTGCATAATAAGGGGAGAAAAGGTGTATATGTAAATGGATTCGGGTGTGACAGTGGTGTAAGGTAGAGGTTAGCAGTTTCTGTATTTAAACAGGTATGAGTAATGCTAGCTGCTGTAGACTCCTGTAATGCAGGAGAGTGTTCCCTGTCTTCCCAGACAGTTGTATCTCTCAACAATGCTGGTGCTAAGAGTGAGAAATGACTGGAGGTGTAGAAGTTGTGGGTAAACGTGATCATTCAATTAGGAAGTAGCAGAACTTAATACTTCAGAATAATTCTCTAGGGATGAAGAAAGTGAAATAGAGAGAAATGTACAAAGATGGTAAGCAAGTTGCTCCATAAAGCGGATGTACAGTATGCTCAAAAATAATGGGATAAATAGCTTGTAATCTGTAAACCTCCAGGTTGAACTGGATTACCTACTTTTGTGTTCTAAtctcaatgtttttattttttttattttatctttttaggTAAAAATGTGGGTTCAGCTTCTTATTCCAAGGATAGAAGATGGTAACAATTTTGGAGTGTCTATCCAGGTAAAATCCTGAAGTGACATGGCCAGCTAATGAATGGTGGTTTATGGAGGAAGGAATGTCTAtaacacacagatttttttttttttcttttttcaaacaaGTTGTACAACTTTTGTGTGTGGTAATATGAACTCTAGTGGCAAGAAGCATTTTTCATGCCCCATGAAAGTAGCCCTGTATTCCCTAGTGCCAAGTTTAGGGCTGGAATGGACTAATCACGGTTTCATCACCAGCGTTAACCTGGTGAACAGTTGATAATTTAAATGTTGAGCAGCTTTGGTCGATTGTGTATTTTAAtcggccactttttttttttttttttctctagagaTCTAAACAAAAGTTGCCACCTTTTGTGTTCTGAAAAACTTACCAAGTTTAGCCTTTTATAgttttaaatgtaaaataaaagaaaCAGCACTCTGGATTAAACAAAGCCACGATGGAGAAATCTTTTCCTTGCATCCTCCCTTAAGCTGGCAATAGGTGGTGCGATTGTTCTTTCCTgtaacctttgttttttttttaatacagcttgcctgtaaaatccttttcttgggaatacatcatgggacacagagccttaattacttaatgggttatgtagtcaccaccaGTGATTGGatactggcaaacccaattagaattgagttcctcctCTATACaatccctcccaaatggagagtacctccattttttcgccagtgtctaaggtggttgAACATGTGCCAAGAAGAAAAAAGCTCTTTTGATGGTTTTCTGCGGAAGCCTAATCCTAACCCGATCCATGCCTCGGGCCGATATAAAAAGCCCAAGATGGGGTGGTACCAGGGCCTCGTGTAAAGAAGAAACGTGGTTTGTCTGtaatgcctctctgcggaggtctgggatccaggctttggtgtactaatgcaaCTGTGGCATGAAAAGTTACTGGCATAGTCTTCTACAGGTTCAGGTATGAGGTTCCTCtaagtcagggctcgacaaatcccgggcgccaggtcgccatggcgactagaaatagggtcctggcgacttggaagggggggcaaaaatttttttttttttttttttgtgagctggcaccatctggtggtgagccgttggtattacaagttattaccaccagatgtgtaaactggcgccatctggtggtggccgttggtattacaagttaagcattacaagttaaacagcaattctaatgtaatttttcactattttcactgccatcttcttccctctaattagaacccccaaacattatatatattttttatcctaacaccctagagaataaaatggcaatcgttgcaatactttctgtcatgccatatttgcacagcggtcttgcaagcgcacttttttggggaaaaaattacactttttttaattaaaaaataaaacaacggtaaaattatccccatttttttttactattatgaaagataatgttacgccgagtaaattgatacccaacatgtcacgcttcaaaattacgtccgctcgtggaatggcgtcaaacttttaccctttaaaatctccataggcgacgtttaaaaaactctacagcaggggtctcaaactcaaattacctgagggccacaagacaagtttccatatcccatggggggccacatgcaaactttcaaacttcaaaaacagtactggtgtcagcgaacgcattattaaccctgaccactacactgcacactgaccactacactacacactgaccactcaccatcagggtacagcacacatgagtgcacagcgcacatcagggtacagggcacatcagagcacagcacataggggtacagcacaacaggccacatcagggtgcacggcacatcagggcagggcatatcaggacatggcacatcaggacaaggcacatggcacatgaaacagcacatcagggtacaaagcccagcacatcagggtacatggggcacatcagggtacatggggcacatcagggtacatggggcacaatcacagcacatcagggcacatggggcatatcagggcacatacgaatacaccagggcacatggggcacatgagagcacatcagggcacaatcagggaacatggggaacatgagagcacatcaggacatggcacatcagggtacaggacatggcacatcagagcacagcacatcaggacagggcacatcagggtacagggcacatgaaacggcacatcagggtacaaagcccagcacatcagggtaccccatgtaccctgtgccctgatgtgctgggctttgtaccctgatgtgccgtttcatgtgccatgtgccctgtcctgatgcgctgtgccctgtcctgatgtgctgtgccccatgttccctgattgtgctctcatgtgccccatggcacatcagggtacatggggcacaatcagagcacatggggcatatcagggcacatacgagcacaccagggcacaatcagggaacatggtgcacatgagagcacatcagggcacatggggcacatcaggacagggcacatcagggtaccctgatgtacagagcccagcataccagggcacaatcagggcacatgagagcacaatcagggcacatgagagcacaccagggcacaggtcagcatttactttttgttttcttcaaaggtagagtagcgcaggaagcgtctgtcaagttcacttgtctctcatgtcacgctgctcccccccccggcagcccccccccctctcttctcgtccatcacagataatgtcacaagcaaatggggatggacgagaagagaggaggggccgccggggactagcagtgtgacatgagagacaagtgaacttatgacagacgcttcctgcgctactcttcagGCACCTTGATCTACACTTCCGAGGCACccgcgggccatttaaaaccgggccgcaaatggcccgcgggccggtactttgagaccactgctctacaggttgcatgttttgagttacagaggaggtctagggctagaattattgctctcgctctaccaatcgcggcgatacctcacatgtgtggtttgaacaccgtttacatatgcggtcgctgctcacgtatgtgttcgcttctgcgcgcaagctcggcggggcgcgttttctggctcctaacttttttagctggctcctagattccaagcaaatttgtcaacccctgctctAAGTGGGAACCCatggtaaacctgaaggttggcacaacattttttttaattataacatttttttattattgtttgcaTATATAAATTACACAAAGTAATGCACCATCGTGCGTACATTTAACATAATCCATACACAAGCAAGCCTTTTACCCCTCACCCTCCCCCTACCCCTGAGTCGTTGTAGTTGAGTAAAAAAAAGCCTCTTGGATTCCAAATTTTCTTCCCTTGTATCTACCCTCACCACCCCTCCACCCTCCCATCGCACCATGGACcagttttttaaattaatttgatTTGCTTCATTGGATAGATCCGCCCCATAAAGGGACGTCCAGTAGCGGAttaaagcatatattgatttgaGTTGAGTTTAAAAGAAGCCCTCTTCTTATATAGAGCGTCCCGTTATGTCTAGCcatggtttccacatcctcacaaactttctataattgccctgtctaatgagtgtcactctctcgctccagatcattgtATTGATGGTTTCAACCCACGATTTAACAGTGGGTGgaatctgggcctgccacctccacgcaattaacttccttgcctggaagaggcatctcagcaccacctcaagggtcccAGCAGGCACTCTATCCTCGTCAATactgcctaaggctgggttcacactacggttttcccgtccgtcagccgcatacgatttatatgaaaaaccgtatgcggctgaaacggacgggaacgtatggaaccgcacatatgtgtgttttccattgacattaatgttaaaggaaaacgtatgcggttgccatactgttttaaaaacgaccgcaaaaccgtggttaaacacggttttgcgtacgtttaaaaaacgttttgccagcaaatcgtacgcacccggatgcatctgagtgcatacgatttgcaatgcattgtctatctatacgttttcccgtccgtgcccgtacgttttcaatactgaaatcgtatgcggctgacggatgggaaaaccgtagtgtgaacccagcctaataggcatgtcttagactcggcttccaaattcgttttaaaagttttatttattatatctatcacctcctcccagtatctaaatagcttagggcatttccacatcatgtggataaggttgcctgtcgctctgcacctagGACATTCGTCAGTTCTTCTCCACCCAAGAttaaacattctcctgggggtatagtatactctatgcaagaggaacaagtgtgacACTTTCTGGGATGGAGAGATCGAGACCAGTACCCCCCTCCTCAGGATCGCGCTCCACTGTTCCGTAGACATTTgccctaagtctctctcccatCCTGTCCTGCTCTTGATGGGACCTGCCCTGcttattgttttagctcctattctggaatacagttcggagatcaggcctttagttgtttttgaggaggttattttcaggagagTAGGAGCCGAGGcccatacaatgggttgtgacccaaactgagcttggataccatgccggatctggaggtatctatagaatgttttatttgctatattgaaTTCCTGTCGCAGGTCTGCAAATGATTTCATGTGTTCTCCCTCATATAATTGACTTAAGCGGTTTATCCCTTGTCTTTCCCATTCCTTGCATCTCTCAATGTCTTTTAATTCCTTTAagttttggttgcaccagagaggggcaaacgTTGTTATTCCCTTATAGCCCAGCAGTGTTTTTGTTATTTGCCATACTTTAAGGATAAGTTTTATGGTTGGACATTTATGAAAAAACGAGCCAGTCTCGAGTGCCTCCaatattgtcctatgtggtgcccctaTTAGCATCAGTCTCCCAGGATTCCCGTCTCCCTCCAATCCGCAATTCGCGATATGTTGTAACTGTGAAGCTagaaagtatgttttcgggtgtggaactgccattcccccctctttagctggtagctgcatggtctggagacaaatccgggcttgtcccttcttccagatTAAATCTCTAAAGATGGATTCTATCCTTTTAAACCATTTTTGGTCTATCCAGTAGAAACAAAGATGAAATACCTCGGTATATGGATCACGAGTGACATCAATAGCTTTGTTCCAAATAACTTAATGCCCCTCTTGGataaatgggaacataaaagagacatCTGGTGTAAACTACCACTATCTATAGCGGGGCGATGCAATTTAATAAAGATGTTATGGCTGCCCCAGCTACTTTATATACTCCACAACTCCCCAGTTTGGATAGACCAAAAATGGTTTAAAAGGTTGGCACAACATTACCTGCTGTGAAGGCTGGTTCTGCTATTTCGGCAGCTTTCCTGCGGCGGGGATAAAGCTAAGGGAAGATgacattaaaaattaaaaaatgtatcttttgtgagtaggatgtcttgcctgtttttcaacccctagagcagtggttctcaacctgggggtcgggaccccctcgggggtcaaattatgatttaccaggggtcaccgaatcctgggctgttcctaaagcccgTATCACTCTCTCAgcatttttgcagccacccagcagggctatccctggagcccacagctgcccactcagcctcttcgcagccgcccattcagtttacggcatggctggggcgcaaagactagaggtcagctgactggtgaggattatgaagtgggaggggctggaggagaccctatctcctgatttcggcataggtgtcactgctacgagacaccacagagctggagacacagtgaagccggaggcaGTGAGTTacactacctgcgattatagttgccattacaaggactcagggagcgccaaatgtctgtgggttaggggtgtaaattacttgtcttgccttgggtgctgacaacccacgctatgaaaataattttaccgttgggggtccccacaacttggaaaattttatcaaggggtcacggccctaaaaggttgagaaccactgccctagagggaGTAAGTTacatacctggtgtattcttacaaagccatccaggaacacgctcagtgaagtcggtcaaattAAACACCACTCACCAC
This window contains:
- the PSME3 gene encoding proteasome activator complex subunit 3, whose product is MSSLLKVDQELKKKVDCFRERITNEAEDLVAAFFPKKLLELDSFLKEPMLNVQDLTQIHSEMNLPIPDPILLTNSHDGLDGPNLKKRKLEDGDDHCTGTKVFVMPNGMLKSNAPLVEIIEKVKPEIRLLIEKCNTVKMWVQLLIPRIEDGNNFGVSIQEETVAELRTVESEAASYLDQISRYYITRAKLVSKIAKYPHVEDYRRTVTEIDEKEYISLRLIISELRNQYVTLHDLIFKNIEKIKKPRNSNAETLY